ACTAACATTAATTGCTGTATACTGTAAGCAGATAGTTATAAGCTTAATTAAAAAAAAATTAAAACACATATTATGGCTGCAAAAGATATTGCTGAAATTAACAAAGAAAAGCTGAAAGCACTTCAGCTTACAATGGAAAAAATTGACAAAACCTACGGTAAAGGTGCCATTATGAAAATGGGCGACGAAGCTGTAGAAGATCTTCCTGCTATTTCTTCAGGGTCTATTTCTCTGAATATGGCTTTGGGTATTGGCGGATTTCCTAAAGGTAGAATTGTTGAGATATATGGTCCTGAATCATCAGGTAAAACAACATTAGCAATTCACGCAATTGCCGAAGCACAAAAAGCTGGTGGCATTTGTGCCATTATTGATGCAGAGCATGCTTTCGATCGTTTTTATGCAGAAAAATTAGGTGTCGATACTGAAAATCTATTAATTTCTCAACCAGATAATGGTGAACAAGCTCTTGAAATTGCCGATCAGCTAATTCGTTCATCAGCTATTGATTTGGTTGTAATTGACTCGGTAGCTGCCTTAACTCCAAAAGCTGAAATCGAAGGCGAAATGGGAGATTCAAAAATGGGTCTTCAGGCTCGTTTAATGTCTCAGGCTTTGCGTAAACTTACTGGTAATATCAACAAAACAAATACAACTTGTATTTTCATTAATCAATTGCGTGAAAAAATTGGGGTAATGTTTGGTAACCCAGAAACTACAACTGGTGGTAATGCTTTAAAATTTTACGCTTCGGTTCGTTTAGATATCAGAAGAATTGGACAAATTAAAGATGGCGACGAAGTTAGAGGTAACCACACTCGTGTTAAAGTTGTAAAAAATAAAGTTGCACCTCCATTTCGTAAAGCTGAATTTGACATCATGTACGGAGAAGGTATTTCTAAAACTGGTGAAATTATCGATTTAGGTGTTGAATACAATATCATTAAAAAATCGGGTTCATGGTTCTCTTACGGCGAAACTAAATTAGGCCAAGGTCGCGAAGCTGTTAAAAAACTTATTAGCGACAATCCTGAATTATCTGAAGAATTAGAAAACAAAATTATTGATGCAATAAATAATCCTGCTAAATAATTTTAACAAATAATAATATCATGAGACTCTCGCTTTACGAGGGTCTTTTTTTTATACCTAATATTCAGATCACTTATGATAGCATATAATTTTACTCTCATTATATAAATATTTAGAGTATAAGTAAAATAGTGATAAGTCAATAAAGACTATTACAATCATGTTTATCTTAAAGATCTGCAAATAAAAAAAACGTAATTAATAATTGTTCACTACATTTACACATCGAAAATAAATAACACAACAAATACCTATAATCATGAAAAACAAACATTTTTTGTTAGGATTGGCTATTATTACTAGCATGGCTTCATGCCAAAGCACAGCTACTGAATCAAAAGACGATTCGTCCTACAAAACACCATTAACAAAACTTAAATCGGACATAATGACTCCCGAAGTTTTATGGTCGTTTGGACGTATGGGAGGAGAAAGTATCTCGCCCGACGAAAAAACAGTTCTTTACGGAGTAACTTACTTTAATAAGGAAGAAAATAAATCGTATCGCGATTTATACACCTTGCCAGTTGAGGGCGGCGATGCTGTTCAAATTACCAATACTAAAGGTAAAGAATGGGGCGAACGCTGGACTAAAGATGGTAAGATTGCCTTCCTATCTGCCCAAAGCGGATCGGTTCAAATTTGGGAAATGAATACCGACGGAACTGCTCGCAAGCAGCTAACCGATATTAATGGTGGCATTAATGATTTTAAATTTTCCCCTGACGAATCAAAAATTGTTTATTCCAAAGAGGTAAAACTAGAAGAAAATGTTCAGGATAGACATCCCGATTTACAAAAAGCTGATGCCAGAGTAATTCAGGACGAATTCTATCGTCACTGGGATCATTGGGTAGAAACATACACTCATCTTTTTGTTGCCGATTTTAATCGCGAAAGCATGCTAAAAGATGGCAAAGACATTATGAAAGGTGAAAAATGGGAAGCGCCTGTTCGTCCATGGGGAGGAATGGAACAAGTTGGCTGGACTGTTGATGGAAAAAATATAGCCTATTCTTCTCGCAAAAAACAAGGAGTTGCTTATGCTACATCAACTAATACTGATATTTATTTCTACAATGTAGAAAATGGCGAAACCATAAATAAAACAGAAGGTATGATGGGTTACGACCAAAATATTGCCTTCTCTCCCGACGGAAAATACATGGCTTGGGAAAGCATGGAACGCGAAGGGTACGAAGCCGATCAAATTAAATTGTTTCTTTTAGATCTAACTACTGGTGAGAAAAAATACATGACCAAAGGTTTCGACCAAAATGTGGGGCACCTTGTTTGGACAAAAGATAGTAAATCGATCTATTTTATCTCAGACTGGCATGCAACCGATGAAATTTATCGCATGGATATTGCCGATGCTAAGATTCATAAAATTACAGAAGGTGTTCATAATTACCAGTCGGTGCTTCCTGTTGGCGATAAATTAATTGCAAAAAGAGTATCGATGAGTAAACCTGCCGAATTGTATAATGTAGATGCAAAATCGGGCGAAGCAACAGAAATATCATTTATTAATAAGCACATTTTAGATCAGCTAAGCTTGGCTAGTGTTGAAAAAAGATGGGTAAAAACTACCGACAACAAACAAATGCTGGTATGGGTAATTAAGCCTCCTCATTTCGACGAAAACAAAAAGTATCCTGCACTACTTTACTGTCAGGGAGGTCCTCAGGGAACCGTTTCTCAATTTTGGAGTTACCGTTGGAATTTTCAGATGATGGCTGCCAACGACTATGTTGTTGTTGCTCCTAACCGTAGAGGTTTACCAGGATTCGGTCAGGAATGGAACGAGCAAATTTCTGGCGATTACGGCGGACAAAACATGAAGGATTATCTATCGGCTATCGATAATGTAAAAGCTGAAAAGTATGTTGACGAAAATCGTTTGGGCTGTGTAGGTGCTTCCTATGGTGGATTCTCCGCTTACTGGTTAGCTGGTCACCATAACAAACGCTTTAAAGCATTTATTGCACACGATGGAATGTTTAATCTTGAAGCACAATATCTGGAAACAGAAGAAATGTGGTTTGTGAACTGGGATTTAGGCGGAGCTTTCTGGGATAAATCAAATAAAATTGCTCAACGTTCTTATGCAAACTCGCCACATAAATTTGTTGACAAATGGGATACTCCAATAATGATTATTCATGGAGAGAAAGACTATCGCATTGTGGCTTCGCAGGGTATGCAGGCATTTAATGCTGCTCGCCTAAGAGGTATTCCTGCCAAATATCTTTATTTCCCCGAAGAAAATCACTGGGTACTTGGAGTACAAAATGGAATTTTATGGCAACGCGAATTTGCCAGCTGGTTAGACAAATGGCTTAAAAAATAAATATTAGATTTTTAATAAAAAAAAACAATCCCTGTCAATTTTGAACTACAGTTCCTATTTTGATAGGGATTATTTTTTAATATCGAAAAGCGATAAAATAAAAAGTTAATGCCTGTTTGCTTAAAAAAATATGAGATTCTAAAAATAGATTTCCTAATTGCTTATTCGTAATATATTCTCCTCTTTTTTCCCTAAGTTTGAGAAAAATTTTTAATCATCAAATGAAGAAATTCTTCTTATCAACCACAGTAATGGCAATTTTTGCCTGCCTTTTATGGGCAACACCTTTTACAGCAATTAAAATTGGATTAAAATACACTACTCCCTTACAATTTGCCGGACTCCGTTTTTTTATTTCGGGCATTTTAATCCTTCCTTTTATTAAAGATTTAAAATACAAAATCCTGGAATCGAAGAAACGTTGGAAATTTGTATTATGGGTTGCATTATTACAAACCACTTTACTTTATGGATTATTTTATACCGGCATTAACTATGTTCCAGGAGCTTTAGGCGCAATGCTAATTGGTGCACAGCCACTTTTTGCAGCCATTATGGCTCATTTTATGCTAAAAAATGATAAAATGAGCTGGCAAAAAATTATGGCTATTATTTTAGGTATGACCGGAGTTTGCATCATAAGTCTTGGACGATCAGATTTTGTTTTATCTACCACAATTCCTCTTGGAGTAGGAATTTTAATTTTAAATAATATTGTAGGAAGTACAGGTAATGTTATAGTTTCGCGCGATGCTAAAAACATGCCTCCACGAGTACTGGCATCATTCTCAATG
This genomic interval from uncultured Marinifilum sp. contains the following:
- the recA gene encoding recombinase RecA; amino-acid sequence: MAAKDIAEINKEKLKALQLTMEKIDKTYGKGAIMKMGDEAVEDLPAISSGSISLNMALGIGGFPKGRIVEIYGPESSGKTTLAIHAIAEAQKAGGICAIIDAEHAFDRFYAEKLGVDTENLLISQPDNGEQALEIADQLIRSSAIDLVVIDSVAALTPKAEIEGEMGDSKMGLQARLMSQALRKLTGNINKTNTTCIFINQLREKIGVMFGNPETTTGGNALKFYASVRLDIRRIGQIKDGDEVRGNHTRVKVVKNKVAPPFRKAEFDIMYGEGISKTGEIIDLGVEYNIIKKSGSWFSYGETKLGQGREAVKKLISDNPELSEELENKIIDAINNPAK
- a CDS encoding S9 family peptidase — encoded protein: MKNKHFLLGLAIITSMASCQSTATESKDDSSYKTPLTKLKSDIMTPEVLWSFGRMGGESISPDEKTVLYGVTYFNKEENKSYRDLYTLPVEGGDAVQITNTKGKEWGERWTKDGKIAFLSAQSGSVQIWEMNTDGTARKQLTDINGGINDFKFSPDESKIVYSKEVKLEENVQDRHPDLQKADARVIQDEFYRHWDHWVETYTHLFVADFNRESMLKDGKDIMKGEKWEAPVRPWGGMEQVGWTVDGKNIAYSSRKKQGVAYATSTNTDIYFYNVENGETINKTEGMMGYDQNIAFSPDGKYMAWESMEREGYEADQIKLFLLDLTTGEKKYMTKGFDQNVGHLVWTKDSKSIYFISDWHATDEIYRMDIADAKIHKITEGVHNYQSVLPVGDKLIAKRVSMSKPAELYNVDAKSGEATEISFINKHILDQLSLASVEKRWVKTTDNKQMLVWVIKPPHFDENKKYPALLYCQGGPQGTVSQFWSYRWNFQMMAANDYVVVAPNRRGLPGFGQEWNEQISGDYGGQNMKDYLSAIDNVKAEKYVDENRLGCVGASYGGFSAYWLAGHHNKRFKAFIAHDGMFNLEAQYLETEEMWFVNWDLGGAFWDKSNKIAQRSYANSPHKFVDKWDTPIMIIHGEKDYRIVASQGMQAFNAARLRGIPAKYLYFPEENHWVLGVQNGILWQREFASWLDKWLKK
- a CDS encoding DMT family transporter, whose protein sequence is MKKFFLSTTVMAIFACLLWATPFTAIKIGLKYTTPLQFAGLRFFISGILILPFIKDLKYKILESKKRWKFVLWVALLQTTLLYGLFYTGINYVPGALGAMLIGAQPLFAAIMAHFMLKNDKMSWQKIMAIILGMTGVCIISLGRSDFVLSTTIPLGVGILILNNIVGSTGNVIVSRDAKNMPPRVLASFSMIIGGACLLLISIPIESPPWHFNFPAEYFISLGWLAMVSAFAITIWFGLLQRPGVKVSNLNTWKFIIPIFGAFLSWSILPGEHPDALSIAGMIVIACSLLLVNYLNRRAVK